Genomic DNA from Clavibacter michiganensis:
CTGCCTTCGTCCCGCGCGACGAGCTCCTCGGCGCGGCGGAGGTCCCACCCGGTGGTGACCTTGAAGGCGAGCGCGTCGCCGGGGATCACGCGGACGCGGCCGCCCGACGCCTGGAAGAGGGCCGCGTCGTCCGTGTGCTCGGCGTCGGCGCGGACGTACGCGGCGTCGAGGTCGGCCCGCGGGAAGCCCTGCGGGGTCTGGACCCCGACCAGGTCGCTGCGGTCGACGGTGCCCAGGCACTCCCCCGCGGGGTCAACGCGCTTGACGGTGTCGGTGACCGGCAGGCCCGGGACGATCCCGGCGGCCTCGGCGCGGACGGCGTCGGCGACGGCGGCGAAGAGGGCGGTGGGCGTGAGCGCGCGGGCGGCGTCGTGCACGAGGACCGTGTCGACGGATCCGGCGAGCGCGGCGAGTCCCGCCGCCACCGAGCCCTGCCGGGTCGCTCCCCCGACGACGACCGCGACGGATCCCCGTGCCGCGCCCGCGACGGCGTCCACGACGGCGGTCGTCTCGGCCAGGTGCGTGTCCGGGGCGACGACCACGACGTGCGCCTCCTCCGCCAGGCCGAGGACCGAGGACAGGGAGCGGGCCAGCAGCGAGGCGCCGCCGACCTCGACGAGCGCCTTCGGGATCCCGGCGCCGAGCCGCGTGCCGCTGCCCGCGGCCACGACGACCACTCCGAGCCGCGGTCCCTCCGCCGCGCCGTCCGGGATCGCGCGGGCGGACGGGGCGACGAGGTCGTGGCTCATGCGGTCAGGCTACCGGCGGCGACGCGCGCCGACGCCGGGCGGATCAGGAGGCGAGGACCTCGTCGAGCAGCGTGGACGCGTGCTCCTCGTCCGTCTTCTCGGCGAGGGCGAGCTCGCCCACGAGGATGCCGCGGGCCTTCTGCAGCATGCTCTTCTCGCCGGCGGACAGGCCGCGGTCCTGGTTGCGGCGCCACAGGTCGCGCACGACCTCGGCCACCTTCAGCACGTCGCCCGACGCGAGCTTCTCGAGGTTCGCCTTGTAGCGGCGCGACCAGTTGGTGGGCTCCTCGGTGAACTCGGCGCGCAGGACCGCGAAGACGCTCTCCACGCCCTCGCGCCCGATGACGTCGCGGACGCCGACCATGTCGACGTTCTCAGCGGGCACCTCGATCTGCAGACCGCCCTGGTTGACGTCGAGCTTGAGGTACAGCTTCTCCTCGCCCCGGATGACGCGCTTCTTCACCTCGATGATGGTCGCGGCACCGTGATGCGGGTACACGACGGTCTCGCCGACCTCGAAGAGCATGGGTTCCCCGTTCTGTGGACGTGTCCCTCCAGGATACCAGCCGGGTCCGGCGCGCTCCCGGGCGGTCGGGCGCCACCTGATCCCGTAGGCTGAGCGGGTCAGCTGATCCAGCGCGGACGCCTCCGGACGCCCCGGCGCCGGCCCGCGCGACAACCGGAGGGTCCCGTGAGAGCGCGTACCGCATCGTCCATCGTCCTCGCGGCCCTGATCGCGGTCGGCGCGTCGTCGTGCACGTTCATCACGCCCCAGGCCACGCAGATCTCCTACTTCCCGAGCGACGGCTTCGACGCCACGGTCGGCGACATCGAGGTGCGCAACGCCATCCTCCTCACCGAGGGCGGATCCGCGGCCGGCGCGAGCCTCGTCGTCACGCTCGTCAACAACTCGGGTGACAGCCAGCGCGTCTCCTTCCAGCACGAGCTCACCGAGGGCAGCGCGGACCGCGAGACGCGCACCGTCACCGCGGCCCCCGGTCTCACGAAGTTCGGCGCCGAGGACTCCCAGCGCATCACCTTCGACTCGGTCGACCCGACCCCAGGGTCGCTCACCAAGATCTACATCCAGTACGGCGACGCCGAGGGCGTCGAGATGGACGTCCCCGTGCTCAACGGCGACCAGGAGACGTACACGAACCTGGTCCCCGGCGAGACCGGATCCACCCCGGACACCACGGTCACCACCACCCCGGGCACCACCGAGGGCGACGAGGGCCTCGGGGACAGCACGAACTAGGCCGCGGTTCGCGCTCGCGACCCCGCACGACGAAGGCCCCGCCCCTCGGGGGGACGGGGCCTTCGTCGTGCCGGCGGGCCGCTACGCCTCGAAGCGGTAGCCCAGCCCGCGGACGGTGACGAGGAGCACGGGGTCGGACGGCTCGCGCTCGATCTTGGAGCGGATCCGCTTGATGTGCACGTCGAGGGTCTTGGTGTCGCCGAAGTAGTCGGATCCCCACACCCGGTCGATGAGCTGGCCGCGCGTGAGCACCCGCCCCGCGTTGCGCAGCAGCAGCTCGAGCAGCTCGAACTCCTTGAGCGGCATCGCGATCTCGCGGCCGTCGACCTCGACGGTGTGCCGCTCGACGTCCATGCGCACGGAGCCGACCTCGAGCACGTTGAGCGGCTCGTCGTCCACCTCCACGCGGCGGCGCAGCACCGCGCGGATCCGCGCCAGCAGCTCGCGCGTCGAGTACGGCTTCGTGACGTAGTCGTCGGCGCCGAGCTCGAGGCCCACGACGATGTCCACCTCGGAGTCCTTGGCCGTGAGCATGATGATCGGCACGGCCGATCGCGTGCGGATCTCCCGGCACACCTCGGTGCCGGGGAGGCCGGGGAGCATGAGGTCGAGCAGGATCAGGTCGGCGCCGTCCTTGTCGAACGCGGCCACCGCGGCGGGGCCGTCCTCGACGACGTCCACCTCGTATCCCTCGCGCTGGAGCAGGAAGGCGAGCGGCTCGCTGAGCGACGCCTCGTCCTCGACGAGCATGATGCGTGTCACGTGGGTTCTCCGATGTCCGTACCGGCGAGCGCCGGCGTCTGCGATGCCTCGGGGAGGCGGATGGTGAAGGTGGAGCCGCGGCCCGGTCGGGACCAGACGCGCACGTCGCCGCCATGATTCTGCACGACGTGCTTGACGATGCTGAGCCCGAGGCCGGTGCCGCCGGTGTCGCGGGCGCGGGCCTGGTCGACGCGGAAGAAGCGCTCGAAGATCCGGCTCTGCTCGTCCTCGGGGATGCCGATGCCCTGGTCGGTGACGACGACCTCGACGGCGCCGTCGTCGACCATGACGCCGATCCCGACGCGCGATCCGTCGGGCGAGTAGTTCACGGCGTTGCTCAGGAGGTTGGCGACCGCGACCACGAGGAGCGCCTCGTCGCCGTAGACGGTGGAGCGCGACCGCTTGCCGCGCGCGAGCTCGATGCCGCGGAGCTCCGCGCCGAGGCGCACCTGGTCGAGCGCGACGCTGATCACGTGGTCGACGTCGACGGGCTCCGCCTTCTCCAGCGCGTTGGCCGCCTCGAGCCGCGAGAGCTCGATGATCTCCTGCGTGATGCGCGCGAGCCGGGCCGACTCCGTGGTGAGCCGTGCGGCGAACCGCCGCACCTGCACGGCGTCGTCGGCGCACGAGTCGAGCGCCTCCGCGAGGAGCCCGACCGCGCCGATGGGCGTCTTCAGCTCGTGGCTGATGTTCGCGACGAAGTCGCGGCGCACCTGGTCGAGGCGGTGGGACTCGGTGCGGTCCTGCGCGAGGAGGAGCACGTAGCGGGTGCCGAGGCGGGCGACGCGCACGTGCATCTGGAACTCGGCGGCGCCGAACGGGCCGCGCGCGAGCGACACCTCCTCCGCCAGCGGCTCGCCGGACCGACGCACGCGGTCGACCATCGAGACGAGCTCGGGGTGGACGAGCGCCTGGTGGAAGACGAGGCCGGAGGAGATGGCGCCGGGCGACGCCTTCATGACGTTGTTGGAGGGGTCCAGCACGATGCCCGCGGACTCGAGCGCCTCGAGCACCTGGTCGACGCCGTCGGGGACGACCGGGTTCGTGATCTCGACGGCACGGTCGCCGCGGTCCGCCGCGTGGTTCAGCAGCCACACGAATCCCGCGCCGACCGCCAATCCGATGAGGAGGCAGACGAGCACCAACGCACCGGTGTCCATGCGCCCACACTAGGAGACGGCGTCGGAGCGTCCCGGCCGTCCGGCCCCGACATCCGCGCCACGGGGCCGCGAATTCAGCTCGCCGGCACCGTGCGTTAACCTCGCATGACCAGAGTCGGAGGATGTGGGCCCGTCACCCGGGGTCCGCCGTGCCCGAGAACCACCCCGCCCCTCGCAGCGGGGCGGCCTGAAAGGACGTCCCCCATGCGCGAAGTGTTCCAGCAGGAGCTCCACGAGGTCCAGGAGCGTCTCATCGAGATCTCCGCGCTCGTCGCCATCTCCATCGAGAACGCGACCCGCGCGTTCAACGAGTCGAACGTCAGCCTCGCCGAGACCGTCATCGAGCAGGACCGCCGCATCGACGAGCTCGCCACGAGCCTCGACGAGCTCGCGATCAACATCCTCGCCCGCCAGCAGCCGGTGGCGCGCGACCTCCGCATCGTCGTGAGCGCGCTCCGCATCAGCGCGTCCCTCGAGCGCATGGGCGACCTCGCCGAGCACATCGCCCAGCTGTCGCGCTACCGCTTCCCGGACAAGGTGGTCCCGAAGTCGCTGCGCCCCACCTTCCTCGAGCTCGGCCAGCTCGACGTGGCCATCGCCCGCAAGCTCACCGACCTCCTCACCACCGAGGACCCGAAGCTCGCCGAGGAGATCCGCAACGACGACGACCGCATCGACGAGCTGCACCTCAGCGTCTTCGACAAGGTGCTCGGCGAGACCTGGAAGGGCGCGGCCGTCGACACGGTCGACTCCACGCTCGCCAGCCGCTACCACGAGCGCTTCGCCGACCACGCGGTGTCCATCGCGAAGACCGTGCAGTACCTCGCGACCGGCGACTGGGTGCAGGCCGACGCCTGATCCGCGTCCCCGCCGTCATCGCGCCGGCCCGCCGCATGGCGGTGACATGACGAGAGCCCGACCGGATGATCCGGTCGGGCTCTCGTCGTACGCGCGGGTGGACCTACTTCTTGCTGCCCTGCGCGGCGACGGCGGCGGCGCCCGCTGCTGCGGCCTCCGGGTCGAGGTACTCGCCGCCGGGGACGATCGGGCGGAAGTCCTCGTCGAGGCGGTACACGAGCGGGATGCCGGTGGGGATGTTGAGCTCCGCGATGTCCGCGTCGGAGATCCCGTCGAGGTGCTTCACGAGCGCGCGGAGCGAGTTGCCGTGCGCCGTGACCAGCACCGTGCGGCCGGAGGCGAGGTCGGGCTGGATGTCGGACTCCCAGTAGGGCAGCATCCGCTCGATGACGTCCTTGAGGCACTCCGTGCGGGGCAGGGCGTCGCCGAGGTCCGCGTAGCGGGGGTCGCGCGACTGCGAGTACTCGTCGTCGTCGGCGATGGGGGGCGGCGGCACGTCGAACGAGCGGCGCCACGTGGCGAACTGCTCGGGGCCGTACTCGGCGAGGGTCTGCGCCTTGTCCTTGCCCTGCAGCGCGCCGTAGTGGCGCTCGTTGAGGCGCCAGGTGCGCTGGACGGGGATCCACGAGCGGCCGGCGCGCTTGAGCGCGATGTTGGCGGTGTCGATGGCGCGGATGAGGACGGAGGTGTGCAGCACGTCGGGGAGGATGCCGGACTCGGCGAGGAGCTCGCCGGCGCGCTGCCCCTCCGCGACGCCCTGCTCGCTCAGCTCGACGTCCACCCATCCGGTGAACAGGTTCTTCTGGTTCCAGTCGCTGTTGCCGTGACGCAGCAGGACGAGGGTGCGGGGTTCAGCCATGCGATCAGCCTATCGAGCGATGGGAGACTGATCCCATGCCGGCCCCCGCCTCCCCCGTCGGCTCCGTGACGCGCGGGACGACCAACACGAACCGCCTCCGGCGCGTCGACAGGTGGATCGCGACCCTCGACTGCCTGCGCACCGCGGCCGACCCGCTCGTGGTCGACCTCGGCTACGGGGCGAGCGGGATCACGGCGCTGGAGATGCACCGGCGGCTGCGCGCGACGCGGCCCGACGTGCGCGTGGTGGGCGTCGAGATCGAGCCGGGGCGCGTGGCGCGCGCCCGGGAGCAGCTCGCGGCGTGGCCCGACGCGGAGGCCCGGGAGCGGATCTCCTTCGTGCGCGGCGGGTTCGAGGTGCCGCTGCCCGGCGGCGAGCGCGCGACCGTGATCCGCGCCTT
This window encodes:
- a CDS encoding CarD family transcriptional regulator yields the protein MLFEVGETVVYPHHGAATIIEVKKRVIRGEEKLYLKLDVNQGGLQIEVPAENVDMVGVRDVIGREGVESVFAVLRAEFTEEPTNWSRRYKANLEKLASGDVLKVAEVVRDLWRRNQDRGLSAGEKSMLQKARGILVGELALAEKTDEEHASTLLDEVLAS
- the ispD gene encoding 2-C-methyl-D-erythritol 4-phosphate cytidylyltransferase; protein product: MSHDLVAPSARAIPDGAAEGPRLGVVVVAAGSGTRLGAGIPKALVEVGGASLLARSLSSVLGLAEEAHVVVVAPDTHLAETTAVVDAVAGAARGSVAVVVGGATRQGSVAAGLAALAGSVDTVLVHDAARALTPTALFAAVADAVRAEAAGIVPGLPVTDTVKRVDPAGECLGTVDRSDLVGVQTPQGFPRADLDAAYVRADAEHTDDAALFQASGGRVRVIPGDALAFKVTTGWDLRRAEELVARDEGSGSTASRLRSGIGTDVHAVDATQPLWLAGLHWRGEAGLAGHSDGDAVSHAMCDALLSAAGLGDIGGVFGTDDPELDGAHGEVFLRRTAELVRGAGYRIVNVAVQVMAVRPKLSPRRAEAERILSAAVGAPVSLAGTTTDGLGFTGRGDGVAAVATALVERL
- a CDS encoding response regulator transcription factor gives rise to the protein MTRIMLVEDEASLSEPLAFLLQREGYEVDVVEDGPAAVAAFDKDGADLILLDLMLPGLPGTEVCREIRTRSAVPIIMLTAKDSEVDIVVGLELGADDYVTKPYSTRELLARIRAVLRRRVEVDDEPLNVLEVGSVRMDVERHTVEVDGREIAMPLKEFELLELLLRNAGRVLTRGQLIDRVWGSDYFGDTKTLDVHIKRIRSKIEREPSDPVLLVTVRGLGYRFEA
- a CDS encoding sensor histidine kinase encodes the protein MDTGALVLVCLLIGLAVGAGFVWLLNHAADRGDRAVEITNPVVPDGVDQVLEALESAGIVLDPSNNVMKASPGAISSGLVFHQALVHPELVSMVDRVRRSGEPLAEEVSLARGPFGAAEFQMHVRVARLGTRYVLLLAQDRTESHRLDQVRRDFVANISHELKTPIGAVGLLAEALDSCADDAVQVRRFAARLTTESARLARITQEIIELSRLEAANALEKAEPVDVDHVISVALDQVRLGAELRGIELARGKRSRSTVYGDEALLVVAVANLLSNAVNYSPDGSRVGIGVMVDDGAVEVVVTDQGIGIPEDEQSRIFERFFRVDQARARDTGGTGLGLSIVKHVVQNHGGDVRVWSRPGRGSTFTIRLPEASQTPALAGTDIGEPT
- the phoU gene encoding phosphate signaling complex protein PhoU, whose amino-acid sequence is MREVFQQELHEVQERLIEISALVAISIENATRAFNESNVSLAETVIEQDRRIDELATSLDELAINILARQQPVARDLRIVVSALRISASLERMGDLAEHIAQLSRYRFPDKVVPKSLRPTFLELGQLDVAIARKLTDLLTTEDPKLAEEIRNDDDRIDELHLSVFDKVLGETWKGAAVDTVDSTLASRYHERFADHAVSIAKTVQYLATGDWVQADA
- a CDS encoding phosphoglyceromutase, translating into MAEPRTLVLLRHGNSDWNQKNLFTGWVDVELSEQGVAEGQRAGELLAESGILPDVLHTSVLIRAIDTANIALKRAGRSWIPVQRTWRLNERHYGALQGKDKAQTLAEYGPEQFATWRRSFDVPPPPIADDDEYSQSRDPRYADLGDALPRTECLKDVIERMLPYWESDIQPDLASGRTVLVTAHGNSLRALVKHLDGISDADIAELNIPTGIPLVYRLDEDFRPIVPGGEYLDPEAAAAGAAAVAAQGSKK